Proteins encoded within one genomic window of Episyrphus balteatus chromosome 1, idEpiBalt1.1, whole genome shotgun sequence:
- the LOC129906668 gene encoding carcinine transporter, producing the protein MQDNGLHCETDDSDCAENDDEPFDLDDFLPAIGEFGKYQKLLVFGICLPACIPCGFCAFNQLFMSDAPDDYWCKVPELLDLPLEQRKFLAIPQIVDEGVKAFSKCTRYSVNWYDLLKGVNVSSLAPDPSWSVEKCLEGYEYNLTTVTSSIVIDFDLVCDQDIYPTIGLAALNTGGPVGVYLFGLLNDRAGRRLSYFTCLGTMLLGSLITSISTDFWMWAFSRVIVGLTIPAVYQIPFIISLELVGPNYRSFVTVMTCTFYTCGIMMLAGVTYMIRDWVKLSYYTSMPFLAYFLYLFVMPESPRWLLMRGRLEEALTILQEMARVNQKQFPQAFKTKLEARILREKFKTKKKQKNVGVFDLCRTPNMRLKTILITLSWFANETVYLGLSYYGPSLGSNQYLSFLLSAVVEIPSYLCCWVLMDKWGRRWPLSLSMILGGVFCVITVLIPDDAVTETLVLFLVSKAMLSASFLIIYPFAGELYPTQVRGIGIGASSYIGGLGLIVIPFVTYLGKENLKLPLVIMGFVSMLGGLTSLRLPETLNSRLPNTLEEGEEFGKEWTMHDCLHCLPMKGPPSQQASYENLDITSNASDVALNLNENSDVSDLPGRSTDIGLSERTPLDNIRPRRSSMKRIVRQMSVMDTQKSHDGSIQLTYWF; encoded by the exons ATGCAAGACAACGGTCTTCACTGTGAAACGGACGATTCGGATTGTGCGGAAAACGATGac GAACCCTTTGATCTAGATGATTTCTTGCCAGCAATTGGAGAATTTGGAAAATATCAAAAGCTTCTTGTTTTCGGAATATGTCTACCAGCATGCATTCCTTGTGGATTTTGTGCCTTCAATCAACTATTTATGTCCGATGCACCGGATGATTATTGGTGCAAGGTTCCGGAATTGTTGGATCTCCCTTTGGAGCAAAGAAAATTTTTGGCAATACCCCAGATTGTG GATGAAGGAGTCAAAGCATTCAGCAAATGCACTCGCTACTCTGTGAACTGGTATGATCTACTCAAAGGAGTTAATGTAAGCAGTCTAGCTCCAGATCCTTCTTGGTCAGTTGAAAAATGCCTCGAAGGCTATGAATATAATTTGACAACTGTAACATCTTCAATTGTCATAGAT TTCGATTTAGTATGCGACCAAGATATCTATCCGACAATTGGTCTGGCGGCCTTGAACACTGGTGGACCAGTTGGAGTCTATTTGTTTGGCCTGCTCAATGACAGAGCCGGACGAAGACTATCCTATTTCACATGTCTTGGCACAATGCTCTTGGGCTCATTGATCACATCGATAAGCACAGATTTCTGGATGTGGGCATTTAGTCGGGTAATAGTTGGACTCACTATTCCAGCTGTGTACCAGATTCCATTTATTATAT CCCTGGAGCTAGTGGGACCGAATTATAGATCATTTGTGACGGTCATGACGTGTACGTTTTATACGTGTGGCATTATGATGTTAGCTGGTGTTACTTATATGATCCGGGATTGGGTTAAGCTATCTTATTATACTTCAATGCCATTTTTAGcatatttcttgtatttatttgtgATGCCAGAATCTCCGAGGTGGCTTTTGATGCGTGGGAGATTGGAAGAAGCTTTGACAATTTTGCAAGAGATGGCGCGGGTGAATCAAAAACAATTCCCACAAGCCTTCAAAACTAAGCTAGAAGCACGAATATTACGTGAgaagttcaaaacaaaaaagaaacaaaagaatGTTGGAGTTTTTGATCTTTGCAG gACTCCCAACATGCGTTTGAAAACAATCCTCATAACTCTGAGTTGGTTTGCCAATGAGACAGTTTACTTGGGTCTCAGCTACTATGGGCCATCTCTTGGCAGCAATCAATACTTGAGTTTTCTACTATCAGCTGTTGTCGAGATTCCAAGCTATCTCTGTTGCTGGGTTCTAATGGACAAATGGGGTCGTCGATGGCCTTTAAGTTTATCAATGATATTGGGCGGTGTTTTCTGTGTCATTACAGTCCTCATTCCAGATGATGCTGTCACTGAAACTTTAGTAttatttttagtatcaaaagcAATGCTGTCTGCTTCATTTCTTATTATCTATCCATTTGCTGGTGAGTTGTATCCAACTCAAGTGCGAGGTATTGGTATTGGAGCATCAAGTTATATTGGAGGATTAGGACTTATTGTTATTCCTTTTGTGAcgtatttg GGTAAAGAAAATCTTAAATTGCCATTGGTAATTATGGGGTTCGTGTCGATGTTGGGTGGACTAACAAGTTTGAGACTTCCCGAAACCTTAAATAGTCGTCTTCCAAATACTTTAGAAGAAGGTGAAGAATTCGGCAAAGAATGGACAATGCATGATTGCTTACATTGTCTGCCAATGAA aggTCCACCATCCCAGCAAGCTTCATATGAAAATCTGGACATAACATCCAATGCATCCGATGTTGCTCTAAATTTGAACGAAAACAGTGATGTGAGTGATTTACCAGGCCGTTCAACTGACATTGGACTATCGGAGCGCACACCTCTAGATAATATTCGGCCAAGGAGATCATCAATGAAACGGATTGTTCGTCAAATGAGCGTAATGGACACACAAAAGTCACATGATGGGAGTATTCAGTTAACGTATTGGTTTTGA